The following proteins come from a genomic window of Rhodospirillales bacterium:
- a CDS encoding phenylacetate--CoA ligase, producing MEFWSFPPAYDPAYRPDPNSRYWFPKRETMPAGEREKAILARLREVMAYAYAKAPFYRRKWDQAGIHPDHVKSFEDFERVPVVTKAELRAAQESAPPFGDYLCIPEHEVHHIHGTSGTTGRPTAFAIGRADWTAIAESHARVMWGMGLRPGDMLFIGSVFSLYMGSWATLTGAERLGLKCFPFGAGAPGMTARAAMWMKIAKPQAFYGTPSYALHLAEVAKADGIDPREFKLKLLFFSGEPGASIPSIKTRIENLYGAQVIDSGTMAEISPWANAAGSRETSGMLLWQDFVYTEVCDPKTFARVPYGRRGTPVYTHLERTSQPMIRLLSYDLTHWVNEPNPCGRTYPRLPDGIYGRIDDMFIIRGENIYPSAIDSALNEIAGYGGEHRIVITREGAMDELLVRMDATEAVYARGEAALADLRRRAETKLQTVLGVRARIEVVAAGAIPRTDFKARRVVDDRDLFRSLKQSLEA from the coding sequence ATGGAATTCTGGTCCTTCCCGCCGGCCTACGATCCGGCCTACCGGCCCGATCCGAACAGCCGCTACTGGTTCCCGAAGCGCGAAACCATGCCGGCGGGCGAACGGGAAAAGGCGATCCTTGCCCGTTTGCGCGAGGTGATGGCGTATGCCTACGCCAAGGCGCCCTTTTATCGCCGCAAGTGGGACCAGGCCGGAATCCATCCCGACCACGTCAAGAGCTTCGAGGATTTCGAGCGCGTGCCGGTGGTGACCAAGGCCGAGCTGCGCGCGGCGCAGGAAAGTGCGCCGCCCTTCGGCGATTATCTCTGCATCCCGGAACACGAGGTCCATCATATCCACGGCACCTCGGGCACCACCGGACGGCCGACCGCGTTCGCCATCGGCCGGGCCGACTGGACGGCGATCGCCGAATCCCACGCCCGCGTCATGTGGGGGATGGGGCTTCGCCCCGGTGACATGCTGTTCATCGGCTCGGTTTTCAGCCTTTACATGGGTTCGTGGGCGACGCTGACCGGAGCGGAGCGGTTGGGCCTCAAGTGCTTTCCCTTCGGTGCCGGGGCGCCGGGCATGACTGCGCGCGCCGCCATGTGGATGAAGATCGCCAAGCCGCAGGCGTTCTACGGCACGCCGTCCTACGCGCTGCACCTCGCCGAGGTGGCCAAGGCGGACGGCATCGACCCGCGCGAATTCAAGTTGAAGCTTCTGTTCTTCTCCGGCGAACCGGGCGCCTCGATCCCGAGCATCAAGACGCGGATCGAAAATCTCTACGGCGCGCAGGTGATCGATTCCGGCACCATGGCGGAAATATCACCCTGGGCCAACGCCGCCGGCAGCCGGGAAACGTCCGGCATGCTGCTGTGGCAGGATTTCGTCTACACCGAGGTGTGCGACCCGAAAACCTTTGCCCGCGTGCCCTACGGCCGGCGCGGCACGCCGGTCTATACGCATCTCGAGCGCACCTCGCAGCCGATGATCCGGCTGCTGTCCTACGACCTCACCCATTGGGTGAACGAACCCAACCCGTGCGGGCGCACGTACCCGCGCCTGCCCGACGGCATCTACGGCCGCATCGACGATATGTTCATTATCCGGGGCGAGAATATCTATCCGAGCGCGATCGATTCCGCCCTCAACGAGATCGCCGGCTACGGCGGCGAACACCGCATTGTGATTACTCGCGAAGGGGCCATGGACGAGTTGCTGGTGCGCATGGACGCGACCGAGGCGGTCTACGCCCGGGGCGAAGCCGCGCTCGCCGATCTCCGCCGCCGCGCCGAAACGAAATTGCAGACCGTGCTCGGCGTGCGCGCGCGGATTGAGGTGGTGGCGGCGGGCGCGATCCCGCGCACCGATTTCAAGGCCCGGCGCGTGGTCGACGACCGCGACCTGTTCCGCTCCCTCAAGCAATCGTTGGAAGCCTGA
- a CDS encoding type II toxin-antitoxin system VapC family toxin produces MSYLIDTCAISEIVKPKPDQRVIDWFEAAPQEALHVSVLTLGEIRKGIEGLPGGRRRARIAAWLEVELPAWFEDRVLPVDAAVADEWGRLLVRTRRAVSAVDSLIAATALRHRLTIVTRNVSDFAFDGIDNINPWEA; encoded by the coding sequence GTGAGCTACCTGATCGACACCTGCGCGATTTCCGAAATCGTCAAGCCCAAGCCGGACCAGCGGGTGATCGACTGGTTCGAGGCGGCGCCCCAGGAGGCCCTGCACGTAAGCGTTCTCACCTTGGGCGAGATTCGCAAGGGAATCGAAGGGCTGCCTGGCGGCCGCCGCCGCGCCCGGATCGCCGCGTGGCTGGAAGTGGAATTGCCGGCGTGGTTCGAGGATCGGGTGCTGCCGGTCGACGCCGCCGTGGCGGACGAGTGGGGGCGCTTGCTCGTGCGCACCCGGCGTGCGGTTTCCGCCGTCGATAGCCTGATCGCGGCGACGGCATTGCGCCATCGCCTCACGATCGTCACACGTAACGTGTCCGATTTCGCGTTCGACGGCATCGACAACATCAATCCCTGGGAGGCTTGA
- a CDS encoding type II toxin-antitoxin system Phd/YefM family antitoxin — translation MRKWQVQEAKARFSELLRRAGATGPQAITVRGRTAAVVVASADYERLKRKRPSLVRFLRASPLAGVDLALARDRSPPRKVEL, via the coding sequence ATGCGCAAATGGCAGGTTCAGGAGGCCAAGGCCCGGTTCAGCGAGCTCTTGCGGCGCGCCGGGGCGACGGGGCCGCAGGCGATCACCGTCCGGGGGCGTACCGCCGCGGTGGTAGTGGCGTCGGCGGACTACGAGCGGCTGAAACGCAAGAGACCATCGCTGGTCAGGTTCTTGCGCGCCTCGCCGCTTGCCGGCGTTGATCTCGCGCTTGCGCGCGACCGCTCGCCGCCCCGGAAGGTCGAACTGTGA
- the meaB gene encoding methylmalonyl Co-A mutase-associated GTPase MeaB — MDSRLRGNDKTGLNGASLSVEQKALIEGVKRRETRAIARAITQAESARPEGRPLAAALFKLAGRAHVIGLTGVPGSGKSTLVRALVKRLRARGRTVGVVAVDPSSPFSGGAILGDRIRMTDIAGDPGVFIRSMATRGALGGLAAATLEAVDVLDAAGFDTVLIETVGVGQDEVDVVRAAHTVAVVSAPGLGDEIQAIKAGILEIADVHVVSKCDRADAPKTVADLKGMLSLDLRTRGMDAKGWPVRVVPTSAEKGDGIDELLDILDAHRAHLDRSGEIDTRRRWIFEMRILKTAEDIIRARFKNEREGRLAGLLGRVSAREIDPYAAALELLKAFNGG; from the coding sequence ATGGATTCCCGCTTGCGCGGGAATGACAAAACAGGCTTGAACGGAGCTTCCCTGTCCGTCGAGCAGAAGGCGCTGATCGAGGGCGTCAAGCGGCGCGAAACCCGCGCTATCGCGCGCGCCATCACCCAGGCGGAATCGGCTAGGCCCGAGGGCCGCCCCTTGGCCGCCGCGCTGTTCAAGCTCGCCGGCCGCGCGCACGTGATCGGGCTCACCGGCGTTCCCGGCAGCGGCAAATCGACCCTGGTGCGCGCCCTGGTCAAACGCCTGCGCGCGCGCGGGCGCACGGTCGGCGTGGTCGCGGTCGATCCCTCCAGCCCCTTTTCCGGCGGCGCGATCCTGGGCGACCGCATCCGCATGACCGACATCGCGGGCGACCCCGGCGTGTTCATCCGCTCGATGGCGACGCGGGGCGCGCTCGGCGGCCTCGCCGCGGCGACGTTGGAAGCGGTCGACGTGCTCGACGCCGCCGGCTTCGACACGGTGCTCATCGAAACCGTCGGCGTCGGCCAGGACGAGGTGGACGTGGTACGCGCCGCGCACACGGTCGCGGTGGTGTCCGCGCCCGGCCTTGGCGACGAGATCCAGGCGATCAAGGCGGGGATTCTCGAAATCGCCGACGTGCACGTCGTATCCAAGTGCGACCGCGCGGATGCGCCCAAGACCGTCGCCGACCTCAAGGGCATGCTGTCCCTCGATCTCCGCACGCGCGGCATGGACGCCAAGGGCTGGCCGGTCCGGGTCGTGCCCACCAGCGCCGAGAAGGGGGACGGCATCGACGAATTGCTCGACATTCTCGACGCCCACCGCGCGCACCTGGACCGAAGCGGCGAGATCGACACCCGCCGGCGCTGGATTTTCGAAATGCGCATCCTCAAGACCGCCGAGGACATTATTCGCGCCCGCTTCAAGAACGAGCGCGAAGGGCGGCTCGCCGGACTTTTGGGCCGCGTGAGCGCGCGCGAGATCGACCCTTACGCGGCCGCGCTGGAGCTGTTGAAAGCCTTCAACGGAGGTTGA
- a CDS encoding methylmalonyl-CoA mutase codes for MTRSSSQTSSRARIKRALADWEKNELAGFVRRQPESRADYRTASGIALKRVYTELDAPGDISGGRFDDLGLPGQYPFTRGPYPTMYRGRLWTMRQIAGFGTGADTNKRFKYLIAQGQTGLSTDFDMPTLMGYDSDHPMSAGEVGREGVAVDTLADMEALFDGIDLEKISVSMTINPTAWILLAMYVALAEKRGYDPHKLSGTIQNDILKEYIAQKEWIFPPRPSMRIVRDTIVYCARHMRRYNAINISGYHISEAGATAVQEAAFTLCNAIAYVEEVTKAGVAVDDFAPRLSYYFVAQADFLEEVAKFRAARRAYAKIMKERFGAKNPESMRLRFHCQTAAATLTKPQYQVNLMRTAYQALAAVFGGAQSLHTNGFDEAFAIPTEEAMRLALRTQQVIADETNIPSVIDPLGGSYCVEALTDEIERKIFETVAKVDEMGGTLKAIEQGWFQKEIADSAYDFALRKASGERPVIGVNKYVEKSERLDIQTHPYDPATERRQIAGLNKVRKTRDNQKLARLLDELKDVARDETANLMPITIELVKTGASMGDIVETLRGVFGTYRETPVI; via the coding sequence ATGACACGATCGTCGTCACAAACATCCTCGCGGGCGCGGATCAAGCGCGCGCTCGCCGATTGGGAAAAGAACGAACTCGCCGGCTTCGTCCGCCGCCAGCCGGAATCGCGCGCCGACTACCGGACCGCGTCGGGGATCGCGCTCAAGCGCGTCTACACCGAACTCGACGCGCCCGGCGATATCTCCGGCGGGCGCTTCGACGATCTCGGCCTGCCCGGGCAATACCCGTTCACGCGCGGGCCATATCCGACCATGTATCGCGGGCGGCTCTGGACCATGCGCCAGATCGCCGGCTTCGGCACCGGCGCCGACACCAACAAGCGCTTCAAGTACCTGATCGCGCAGGGCCAGACCGGGCTTTCGACCGATTTCGACATGCCGACGTTGATGGGCTACGACTCGGACCATCCCATGAGTGCGGGCGAGGTCGGGCGCGAGGGCGTCGCGGTCGATACGCTGGCCGACATGGAGGCGCTGTTCGACGGGATCGACCTCGAAAAGATTTCGGTCTCCATGACCATCAACCCGACCGCGTGGATCCTGCTCGCCATGTACGTGGCGCTGGCGGAAAAGCGCGGCTACGACCCGCACAAGCTTTCCGGCACCATCCAGAACGACATCCTCAAGGAATACATCGCGCAGAAGGAATGGATTTTCCCGCCGCGCCCCTCGATGCGGATCGTGCGTGATACCATCGTCTATTGCGCGCGCCACATGCGCCGCTACAACGCGATCAACATTTCCGGCTATCACATCTCCGAGGCGGGCGCGACCGCGGTGCAGGAAGCCGCGTTCACCCTCTGCAACGCCATCGCCTACGTCGAAGAAGTGACCAAGGCGGGCGTCGCGGTCGACGATTTCGCGCCGCGACTCTCCTATTACTTCGTCGCCCAGGCCGATTTCCTGGAGGAAGTCGCCAAATTCCGCGCCGCGCGCCGCGCCTATGCCAAGATCATGAAGGAACGTTTCGGCGCCAAGAACCCGGAATCCATGCGCCTTCGCTTCCACTGCCAGACGGCGGCGGCGACGCTGACCAAGCCGCAATACCAGGTCAACCTGATGCGCACCGCCTATCAGGCGCTCGCCGCCGTGTTCGGCGGCGCGCAGAGCCTGCATACCAACGGCTTCGACGAGGCGTTCGCGATCCCGACCGAGGAAGCGATGCGGCTGGCGCTCCGCACCCAGCAGGTAATCGCCGACGAAACCAACATACCTTCGGTGATCGATCCGCTCGGCGGTTCCTACTGCGTCGAGGCGCTGACCGACGAGATCGAGCGCAAGATTTTCGAGACCGTCGCCAAGGTCGACGAAATGGGCGGCACGCTGAAGGCGATCGAGCAGGGCTGGTTCCAGAAGGAAATCGCGGATTCGGCCTACGACTTCGCGCTGCGCAAAGCCTCGGGCGAACGGCCGGTGATCGGCGTCAACAAGTACGTCGAGAAATCCGAGCGGCTCGACATCCAGACCCACCCCTACGACCCGGCGACCGAGCGGCGCCAGATCGCTGGATTGAACAAGGTTCGCAAGACTCGCGACAACCAGAAGCTCGCCCGCCTGCTCGACGAATTGAAAGACGTCGCCCGCGACGAGACCGCCAACCTGATGCCGATCACCATCGAGCTGGTAAAAACGGGCGCGAGCATGGGCGACATCGTCGAGACGCTGCGCGGCGTATTCGGCACCTACCGCGAAACCCCGGTGATTTAA